One region of Miscanthus floridulus cultivar M001 chromosome 19, ASM1932011v1, whole genome shotgun sequence genomic DNA includes:
- the LOC136529387 gene encoding hydroxycinnamoyltransferase 4-like codes for MAMVELLTTELVVPAEETPAGAIWLSNLDLAARRGYTPTVYFYRTNNQPEFFEADAVRDSLARALVAFYPLAGRLGLDAATGRVQIDCTGEGAVFVTARSEYALDELLNEFVPCDEMRNLLVPATPAPNPPCPLLFAQVTRLRCGGVVLGLALHHSVVDARSAAHFVETWASIARGGGGDAPLPPCFDHGLLSARPPATRAVLYDHPEYKLEPAPEHAVAAGSTYASAIITLSKSQVSALKARCAGASTFRAVVALVWQCACRARSLPADAETRLFSMVDMRARLAPPLPPGYFGNAVIRTSALATVGEVVGNPVGYAARRALAATSQGDDYARSLVDYLEGVDAMNLPRSGISRAHLRAISWMGMSLHDSDFGWGAPVFMGPALMYYSGFVYVMQAPGKEGAVALALSLEPESMPEFRKVFAEEVARLHTI; via the coding sequence ATGGCAATGGTGGAGCTGTTGACGACGGAGCTGGTCGTCCCGGCCGAGGAGACGCCGGCGGGCGCCATCTGGCTGTCCAACCTCGACCTGGCGGCGCGCCGCGGGTACACGCCCACCGTCTACTTCTACCGCACGAACAACCAGCCAGAGTTCTTCGAGGCCGACGCCGTCAGGGACAGCCTCGCCCGGGCGCTGGTGGCGTTCTACCCGCTGGCCGGCCGCCTCGGGCTCGACGCCGCCACCGGGCGCGTCCAGATCGACTGCACGGGCGAGGGCGCGGTGTTCGTGACGGCGCGGTCTGAGTACGCGCTGGACGAGCTGCTGAACGAGTTCGTGCCGTGCGACGAGATGCGGAACCTTCTGGTACCCGCCACGCCCGCGCCCAACCCGCCGTGCCCGCTGCTGTTCGCGCAGGTCACCCGCCTGCGCTGCGGCGGCGTCGTGCTCGGCCTCGCCCTGCACCACTCGGTCGTGGACGCCAGGAGCGCCGCGCACTTCGTGGAGACGTGGGCGAGCATCgcccgcggcggtggcggcgacgcgCCCCTGCCGCCGTGCTTCGACCACGGGCTGCTGAGCGCGCGTCCCCCGGCGACGCGCGCGGTGTTGTACGACCACCCGGAGTACAAGCTCGAGCCGGCGCCGGAGCACGCGGTGGCCGCGGGTTCCACCTACGCGAGCGCCATCATTACGCTGAGCAAGTCCCAGGTATCGGCGCTCAAGGCGCGGTGCGCGGGCGCGTCCACGTTCCGCGCCGTGGTGGCGCTGGTGTGGCAGTGCGCGTGCCGCGCGCGGTCGCTCCCCGCCGACGCCGAGACGCGGCTCTTCTCCATGGTGGACATGCGCGCGCGCCTGGCGCCGCCTCTGCCCCCGGGGTACTTCGGCAACGCGGTGATCCGCACGTCGGCGCTGGCCACGGTCGGGGAGGTGGTGGGCAACCCCGTGGGGTACGCGGCGCGGCGCGCGCTGGCGGCGACGAGCCAGGGCGACGACTACGCGCGGTCGCTGGTGGACTACCTGGAGGGCGTGGACGCCATGAACCTGCCCCGGAGCGGCATCTCGCGCGCGCACCTCCGCGCCATCAGCTGGATGGGGATGTCGCTGCACGACTCCGACTTCGGGTGGGGCGCGCCCGTCTTCATGGGCCCCGCCCTCATGTACTACAGCGGCTTCGTGTACGTGATGCAGGCGCCCGGGAAGGAGGGCGCCGTCGCGCTCGCGCTGTCGCTGGAGCCCGAGAGCATGCCCGAGTTCAGGAAGGTGTTCGCAGAGGAGGTGGCTCGTCTCCACAcgatatga